CGGGGAAAGCGAAGGAGGAATAGCCGTTGACTTCACAAGCGCCAAACTCCCAAGAACGCGTATATTCGGTTTACGTAGGGCCGTTCGATCCCTGTCCGCCGGTGCCCTGCAAGACGTATGTCGTGCCCCCTCATTTGTTTTTGGGCTTCCAACCCCCGAATCTGCCGCAGTTTAACCTTCCGGAAGCCTTGAAGATCGGCACGCTCTGGCCCGCGCTGTACAGCACGTATACACCTCATATCAGAGGAGGGAATTAGCAAATGGAAGCAACCCCCTGCGATCCCCGCTATTATGAATTGCTGGAGCAGCTTCAGACGCTTGATTTTGCGCTGGTTGAGCTGAATCTTTACCTGGACACTCACCCGACCGATCTGCAAAGCATCCAGCAGTTCAACCAGCTTATCCAGGAACGGACCCGGCTGGCAAAGCAGTTCCAGGAGCTGTATGGTCCGCTGCAAAATTTCGGGCGCGCGTATTCGAAATGTCCCTGGGAGTGGAGCGAAAGTCCCTGGCCTTGGCAGGTATAAACAAACGCAGAGGCGAAAAAGGAGGTTAAGCGCATGTGGGTTTACGAAAAAAAGCTGCAATACCCGGTCCGGGTGAGCAAGTGCGACGTCCGGATGGCGAAATATCTGATCGAACAGTACGGAGGAGCGGATGGAGAGCTTGCCGCCGCCCTTCGCTATATGAATCAAAGATATACCATCCCGGGTAAGGTCATCGGGGTGCTTAACGACATTTCAACGGAAGAGCTGGCTCATCTGGAAATGATAGCCACAATGGTCTACAAGCTGACCAAAGACGCGACTGTGCAGCAGTTGGAGGAGGCGGGTCTTGGCGCCCATTATGTCAA
This region of Paenibacillus sp. URB8-2 genomic DNA includes:
- a CDS encoding spore coat associated protein CotJA codes for the protein MTSQAPNSQERVYSVYVGPFDPCPPVPCKTYVVPPHLFLGFQPPNLPQFNLPEALKIGTLWPALYSTYTPHIRGGN
- a CDS encoding spore coat protein CotJB is translated as MEATPCDPRYYELLEQLQTLDFALVELNLYLDTHPTDLQSIQQFNQLIQERTRLAKQFQELYGPLQNFGRAYSKCPWEWSESPWPWQV
- a CDS encoding manganese catalase family protein, whose product is MWVYEKKLQYPVRVSKCDVRMAKYLIEQYGGADGELAAALRYMNQRYTIPGKVIGVLNDISTEELAHLEMIATMVYKLTKDATVQQLEEAGLGAHYVNHDSALYYENAGGVPWTAAYIQAKGDPIADLYEDIAAEEKARATYQWLINMTDDVDLQDSLKFLREREIVHSQRFREAVEILKEDGEYKRVF